GATATAATCCAATTAAGCGTATGCTCTTGATTGCACCAatttaatatttgaaaaattactttttaattaCTTGGTTCATCTCACCAATTTCTGCTCTAATACATACTCAAAATATTTGGTATTCTGAGTAGAATCAGTTCTAAACGATGTATTTCTTCAAACCTGATACAATCTAAATTTCATTAAACAAGAATACCAGATTTGTATATCTTAATTTACATATACAAGATTTTCGTATCTGTGGGTTTTCATTTATGATGAAGTAAACTGCCAATTTCTTTCAAGTTTTAGTATTCCTCATATCCTCTGTTTAATTGTGCCTACGTTCTGGTACATATCACATTAACTATTATCATAAGTCcaattttcataaaatgtttaaaaactttttcgtctattagcgtgttttttcccattcgtatggggtaacatggttgccttcttttgaaggataaTTATCGAAAAAATTAAATTCAGTCCACTGCTACACTTTCTCATCCTCTCTAAAGAGGAtggcattttacttatcattttGTATACAAGTGACCGTGAACGTAAGGATTTCTTAAACCAATTTCGTAAGGTTTCGTAAAAACTGGCAACAATGCAGACGTTCGACCGCACCTATCTCGGCCCGGTGGTATATATTCGGCTCCTGGACAGGATAACGCTACAGACTCGCTTTGAGACTTCATTTCATCGACATGGTTTCCAAGGTACTATTGACTTAAGTGGGCCTATTTTAGAGATTTTATTATAGTATGTAAGGGAATGTAATATAAAACTTTCGTAGGGATAAATTTATAAAGGCAATTTTAGTTCTAGATAACTAAACGTTAAAGAAAAATGACTTTTCGATAAAGtttttattactgaaaatatatatatatattttttttcataaaatatgccACTCTATGGGAATTTTTCAgatttttatagtaaattttaaTACTTTCAAGTATGCTACTAGTAAATATCGAATTAGATTTCAACTTGTAAAAGATATCCTGTTCAACTTTATCTATATCATGGTAGAATAACAAAATTTATTTAAAAGATATCATCGATAGTTGTTTATTTTTGtcatattctaaaaaataaaatatttgatttccaGGTCCTTATTGTTGTGTTGGGTTTGGCTGCCCTGGTTGCAGCTGACGACAGCTTCGAAAGATACAGATATGCTGCACCAAGAGTGAGTTTTAACCttcattatatttatgaaaaatatctttCATGATAATTTTGCAATAAAGAATACGAAATTAACTTTCAAGTAATATAATAAACCTATTACGAGACTGCATCACTCAAATTACCTTTACTCCTTATGACAGCTTTCCTCTGCCTCTCGGGAATCCTTCGAATCCTTCGAGTCCGGCGAAGCCAAGTACAATTTCAACTGGGCTGTCAGCGACGACTCCTCCAGCAACGAATTCggacaccaggaagcccgtgatggagacaacactcagggatcctactacgtccagctccccgacggtcgcctgcagaaggtgtcCTTCCACGTTGATGGCGACGATGGATACATCGCTGAAGTCACCTACTCCGGTGAGGCTCAGTTCCCCGACTCCAGCTCCGCCTCTTTCGAATCTCGTGAGGCTCCCAGGAGGACCTACTATGCTCCCGACTCCAACGAATCCAAGTAGATTTGGAATCCAAAAATGTATTGATTTGCAACATCGAACGAAACTAAATGCATGCATGTAGATATTTATGTCtaatttatacaaataaattttaaatcaTGTATAAAACTGTTTAATTTTGTCTAAAACTTAAGCACCCAATGAAAGTAGGATAGTTAAAAACGGTTTTTTATGAAGGTAGCCAATGACTCCAAAATTATTTAATctaaatgattatgaaaatggCTTGTTTTTCAATTCAAGAGTTTACAAACGTGTGGGAAATCTTTATAGGCGAAATGCAAATATGACTACCCACTTTGAAAAGAATATTCGATATTATTTCATTTTCCAATCAATCTCAACTTGTCTgggagaaaggaaataaaaaatgaagatacaTGGGTTGCCTAAACGAGAAATGTAAAAGTCTAATGTATTTTTACTAACTCCTTCAAACTATTTTAGAGAATCACAACCTTCACTAATTCCCCGTGACAATTAGATAAATGTTTAGTTGATATCTAATCTAATCAGTCCTAAGATGAAACCCATCCCAATTAAATTCTATACAATCTTCACAACTGTGTCGCTGTCATTTCCAAGAGGAGTAACTTTAGAAATAATTAGAGGGTTAATACAGGGAAAATTAGACTTCTGTTAAATTGATAAAGGATGTTTAGTATTCAAGTTTCTGAGAAAAATTTCTGACTTAAAAATATGGAAACCAAAAATGACCCTTTAGATTTA
Above is a window of Palaemon carinicauda isolate YSFRI2023 chromosome 30, ASM3689809v2, whole genome shotgun sequence DNA encoding:
- the LOC137623725 gene encoding cuticle protein 19-like, whose protein sequence is MVSKVLIVVLGLAALVAADDSFERYRYAAPRLSSASRESFESFESGEAKYNFNWAVSDDSSSNEFGHQEARDGDNTQGSYYVQLPDGRLQKVSFHVDGDDGYIAEVTYSGEAQFPDSSSASFESREAPRRTYYAPDSNESK